The genomic window TTACAAAGGCGCGATAACTGCGGCAGCTGATCGTCTTCTATAGTGGGGCCGGAGTAGTTTTCCACAGCACCCTGTAGCTTCATTACTTTATCGCTAAGCATTGAACCTGCATTTGTCATAACAATCTCGAACCGCGTTTTTGGTTGACCAGTATATTTTTAGAATATTTATACAATGTGGCAAACAGCCATAAATGTAACGTATTCCTTAGAGGCCGTCACCGAAACTTTGTGAACTGGCGCACGTTTGGCGCCAAAGACATCATAATTTCTTCTTAGTTCACCAAAAATTCTCTAAGCGAAAGGGACTGGATTCCAAGCGCATTAATATTACTTTCGTCTAACCACGCGCGGTAGCGAGGAAGTAATTCACGCCACTCGTCGTCGGTGATAGAAAACCAGCAAGTATCTCGGTTGCGCCCTTTTACCACCAAGTGATTTCTGAACAGCCCTTCATAGGTAAAGCCAAAGCGCAGCGCTGCATTGCGCGAAGGTGCATTGTGCGCGTGGCACTTCCATTCGCAGCGGCGGTAGCCCAGCGCGAAGGCGTGTTCCAACATTAAGTACACCGCCTCGGTCGCCTGTACGGTTTGCTGCAGGGCTGGCGAAAAGGCGAGGTGCGCAAGCTCTACCGAGCCGCGGGCCTCATCGATAGCGGCATAGGCTAACACCCCAAGTGGAGCGCCGCTGGCTTTGTGCTCTATGCATAAGAAGCGCGGGTCGGTGGTAGTGGCGGCCATTTGCAGCCAGCAGTCGTAAGCTTCAAAGTCGTCAAAGGGGCCGTAGGGCAGGTAGGTCCACATGCGCTGGTCAGGGCTTTGTTGGTTGGCTTCAAATAAAGCTTGCGCATGTTTGCGCGGGTTAAGGGGTACAACACGGGTAAAACGGCCCTCTAAGGTTGCCGCGCTAATATTGCCGGCGCCCTGCCAATCGGGCACGGCTTTACCTAGTGCTTGACCCAATGCGTTTGGCTCTGCATACAATAGCGCCAAATCTTCTTCCATATTCATAGGTAACCTTATTAATGTGTTTGAAATGAATTTGTTATACTCGCCGCACATTCGCTATACCGCGTGCCGAAAATTGATTAAAAAAGAATCGAGCAACGGGTATAAAAGGCGAGATATTCGCCAACAAGCCATCATAACGAATAACTGATCGGGCCTCCCGCTTTATGACCGAATCCACAGTAGTATACGATGCCGAAGAGCAAATACCGCTCAAGCAGTTTTCCGAAAAAGCGTATTTGGATTACTCCATGTACGTTATTCTCGACCGCGCCTTACCCCACGTAGGTGACGGCCTTAAACCCGTTCAGCGCCGCATTGTTTATGCCATGAGCGAGCTGGGCTTAAAGTCCACCGCCAAGTATAAAAAGTCCGCCCGCACCGTGGGTGATGTAATCGGTAAGTTCCACCCGCACGGCGACAGCGCCTCCTACGAAGCCATGGTTATCATGGCGCAGCCGTTCTCGTTTCGTTACCCACTGGTAGATGGTCAAGGTAACTGGGGTTCGCAGGATGACCCCAAATCGTTTGCGGCTATGCGATACACCGAGTCGCGCTTGGCGGCGTTTAGTGATGTGTTGTTGGCCGAGCTTGGCCAAGGCACGGTAGATTGGCAGCCCAACTTCGACGGCACCTTAGATGAACCCAAAGTGCTGCCGGCAAAAGTGCCCACCGTTCTACTAAACGGCACCACAGGTATTGCTGTGGGTATGGCCACCGATATACCGCCGCACAATTTGCGCGAGTTGGTGAATGCAACAATTCACCTGTTGGAAAACCCCAACGCTACCGTACCCGAATTGTGCGAGCACCTGTTAGGCCCAGATATGCCTACCGAAGCCGAAATTATTTCGCCGCGTGAAGACATTATAAAAATGTACGAAACCGGCAAAGGCTCGCTAAAAATGCGCGCAATTTGGACCAAAGAAGGTAACGATGCGGTCATTACCGCTCTGCCTCATCAGGTAAGCGGTGCAAAAATTCTCGAGCAAATAGCCGCGCAAATGCAGGCTAAAAAGCTGCCAATGGTGGCAGACTTGCGCGATGAATCCGACCATGAAAACCCCACCCGTTTAGTGATAGTGCCGCGCTCTAACCGCATAGACATAGATGGCGTTATGAACCACCTGTTTGCCACTACCGATTTAGAACGCAACTACCGCGTTAACCTCAATATGATTGGTATTAACGGCCGTCCAGGTGTGCGTTCGCTCGATAAAATTCTTGGCGACTGGTTGAGCTTCCGCATGGTAACCGTGCGCCGTCGTTTGCAGCACAGGTTGGATTGGGTAAATCGCCGTTTACATTTATTGGACGCAGCGTTAATTGCTTTTTTAAACCTCGATGAAGTAATTGAAATTGTTCGCACCGAAGACAAGCCGCGCGAAGTGCTCATGCAGCGGTTTGATTTAACCGAAGAGCAAGCCAACTATATTTTAGATACGCGGTTACGCCAGTTGGCTCGTTTAGAGGAAATGAAAATACGCGGCGAGCAAGACGAGTTGCAAAAAGAGCGCGACACCATAGAAAAAACGCTTGGCTCTGCGCGCATGATGAAAACACTTATCAAAAAAGATATGTTGCAGGTACTAAAAGAGCACGGCGACGAACGCCGCTCGCCAATTGTTACCCGCGAAGAGTCACAAGCATTTAGCGAAGACCAGTTGCTAACTAGCGAACCGGTGACCGTTGTGCTTTCAGAAAAAGGCTGGATACGCTCCGCCAAGGGTCACGAAATGGACCCCGCATCGCTCAGTTATAAAGCCGGCGATGAATTTAAATTTGCTTCGCGGGGCAAAAGTAATCAAAGCGTTATTTTAATTGATTCAACTGGTCGCAGTTACGCTTTAGCTGCACACACGTTGCCGTCGGCACGTGGGCAGGGCGAACCTGTTACCGGCAGACTAAATCCTCCCAGCGGTGCCACTATCGAAGGCATGTTAATGGGCAGTGAAGATCAGCGTGTGCTGTTAGCTTCGGATGCCGGTTACGGTTTTGTGGGCAAGCTAGGCGATTTAGTGTCTAAAAATAAAGCGGGTAAAGCTGCGCTAACGCTTCCTAAAGGTGCTGAAGTTTTACCGCCCACCGTGATAGAAGATTTAGATAACACCTGGCTTGCCGCCTTTAGCAACGAAGGTCGCTTATTAGTATTTAAAGTTACCGAGCTGCCTGAGTTAGCGCGCGGTAAAGGCAATAAAATTATTAATATTCCTTCTGCCCGCGTACAAAACCGCGAAGAGTTTGTAATTGCTTTAGCCGTAGTGCAAGCGAGCGATACCTTGAAAGTGGTTTCGGGTAAGCGCCATTTAAATCTTAAGTTTAAAGATTTAGAGCACTATATTGGCGAGCGCGGACGGCGAGGTAATAAATTGCCACGCGGCTTCCAAAAGGTGGATGCTGTCGAATTACTATAGGTAGTCGATGTGCACTTAAGTAGTGCTTTGCCGTATTAGTTTTTTATTTGAAGCGAACAAAATTCTTGTTCGCTTTTTTTTGACCAAGAATTGAACGCGCCTTGAAGAGCTAGATTAAAATGTAAAAAACGCAATGCGAAACGGTTGGCATTCGAGAAATATCAGCGTCTAAATCCCTTTTATTGTTTAAGAATCACCATTCTGCTACTTGATCCATGTGTAAACTGGTGACACACTCTCTTACACTGTTTAGCGGCAACAACAATAATAGCTAAAACACATACATCCTAAACCGTAGTACGAGCACTAACTAGTTTTCTAGTTAATTGGTATTACTAAACCCATTTTTGTAGTAATTAAAATGTCTGAGTTTAGAAAGCACGGTCGTAAACTTGTTAAGTGTGCGGTACGGCTAACCCATAAAGAGTTTGGCGAAATAGTCACCGAGACGCGAGATATCTCTGAAACCGGTGTGTTTGTTTCCTGTGCCGATTTAGTGAGTTTTGTTGCTATAGGTGAGCGTATTCAAGCTAAGCTTTACGCAGATTGTGACTCGGTTTCCGAGACGCACTTAGAGGTTGTGCGCCTCTCCGATGAAGGTGTGGGGTTAGCATTTATCTAAAAAGCAGTTTAACTTTACTGCCTCTTCACTTATGCCTACGCTTACTCCTCTAAGCCGTTACTGCGCATCATCGCTTGTAACTCATGCACGTATTCTTCACCGCGCTCCGAGTATTTTATTAAACCTTCCGCCAATGCTACGCCGGTAATTGGCTGATTCGCTTGATGCAGCTGGGCGCGAATGTTTCTCAATTGCTTGTAAGCACGGTGAGTATTTAAGTTGCGCAGGTAGGCGTCCACCGAACCCGCTGGGCTTTTAAATTTTCGCACTTCATGTTTAGCGTTAGCGCGTCGTCCACTTGGCACCAAGCCGCAGCCCTTTTTAAAACACCACTGACCAAAATAATTATTGCCATCTTGCGCAAAGCGCGATGTACCCCAAGCCGATTCGTTAGCTGCTTGCGCCAATACCAGTGCGGGCGGAATGATGTGCATGCGCTTGTTTAGCTCTGCCAATTGTTTTTCGATTGGCCACTCTTCTTTAATTTTATAGCGCTTAAGCCAGCGCGAAAGATAAAACTGGTGAGTGTTGCTGAGTGTTGCATCTTCTTGCCAGTCGTTTTGCACCGCCGCCAGTCGTTCTCTGTCGGCAAGTATTAACGTGTTTTTGTGTTCAATAATGGGGGTGAAATAATTAAAAAACGTCGCTTTGCGTTCGGCAATATCGGTAATGGCGCTAAAGTCTGGGGCTGGGCCAAACGCAGTAGAAGTATTAATGGCGCGGCTGGGGGAGTGCTGAATTGCCCAAATAAGTAGGCCAAAGGTGGCAATAATATAGGCGGTAAAAAGCAGTGCAATAAACTTAGTTTTAGCGTTTTGCATGGGTATCCTTAGGCGCAAAAGAAAGAGGGTATTGGTTTATTTTAGGCAGTAATCATTACTGCCTTTTTGTTCGCAAGTAGCGCGGTGCACAACTTAAATAATAGCTGTTAATTGGAGAGCTATATTTTTAATGTGTCGCGCAGCTGTTTAAGGCGCACTTGGTTTTCTTGCTTGTTTAGAGGGGTGGTCGTTTCGGCCGGTAACGCCTTAACTTGCGGGGCGGGCAATTCTTCGCCCTTTAATAGGCGTTCGCATAATTTATTGAAATTAGCTTTAAATACTGGGAAGGCGATGTGCTCGGGGTTATTTTGTAAAAAGAACCAATCGCTGGCTTTGCCCGCGTGATAAACAATGGGGTGCGACCAAGTAAACCCGGCTTTGGGCGAAGGGGCTTGGCAGGCCTCAATAAACGCTTGGTGCGCGTCGGGTAAATCTGGCTGGGCCGCTTCTTCACAGGCTTGAATCATGCGTTTTAGAGTGGGCAAAAATTCACTGTTTTCAATAACCGAGCGCGATGCTTTAAGCAGCACTTCTGGCTCAAAGCGCGACAGCGAATCCAACCATAACCGCTTGATGTAGTTTAGGTCTTTATCGTTAGAAAAAGCCTTAAAGTACTGGTTGTGGTAGTTAAGCTGAAACAGCGCAAACACCTGATTAATGGCATCTATATGGCCGGTGTTTGGGGGCTGGCGCTGGCCGCTATTAGACTGCCCAGCTTCTGTCGGTAAGTTGTTCTTCAATGCTTATCTCTCTTGTCGATCTCTGCGCGGGTTGCGTGCCGTTATTCGTTGCTGTGCCATTGGCTAGGCGTTTGGCCCAGTGGAATTTTACGTGTTGTAAAAACCGCGTGTTCCACGACGTGTGCACTTGCTTGCTATCGCGCCAGTATAGGATGAATTCTGGCAGCACTGACTGGGCAAACGCAAGGTCAATATTGGCCAAGCGCAATACATCGTACACATCGTTAGAGGGTTGCCAGTTCTCGGGTATGGGTTTAGGGTCGGTGCTGTGCTCTACCGCACTGTTGTATTTTTTCCACTGCAGGCGCACATGTTGAATAAACTTGGAGTTCCATGTTTTAAGCACATCGCCGCGCTCTTGCCAATACAGTACAAACTCTGGAATGGCATCTTCCACAAAGCCGCGGCTAATACCCGCGTGCACCGTGAGTACATCCATGGCATCTAAGCTGGGCTGCCAAGCTGCGTGCATGGCAATGGCTTGGTCTTTTTGGTTGCGCTTGGACTCGAAATCGCGCCATTTAAAAATAACATGCTGCACAAACTTCGCACCCCACGACCTGTGCGCTTCGCGGCGTTCGCGCCAATAGGTAATAAAGTTAGGCAATTGCTCTAGGGCAAAGTGCTCGGGAATATTGTGTTGTGCTAGTTGGGTGAGGGTATCGCGTGATGGGCGCCAATTGGCCCCCAAAAAATTCTTGCCGAACGATTGGCTTATCTCATCTACCTGCGCTTCTTCGGCGCGAATAGTAGGGCCCTTTTGCGGCATAGATACAATGGGTGTGCGGCCTGTTTGCGCTGGTGCCGCGCTGCGCTCGTTATAGGCAAATTTAAAGCTGGGCTCGCTGCCAAAGTGCGCCGAGCCAATAAGCAAAATGCCTTTGTCACGCAGGCTTTGGCACACGCGTTGAACTTCTCGCGCATCCCAAAAGGGGGTAGCTTCGGCCAAATGTTCGGTGGCAATGGTGAGCCAAGTGTAACCGTTGTTGGGGCGCGCTTCGGCCAGAGGGCCTAAATCCGCTAACACCGCCAGCATGACGGCTTCCTCTAAACCAATTGTTGCTGCCAGCGAGGGCGGTACAGCAATGGTTTTTTCTGGAACGAGCGAACTTTTCATAGGGGTCTCTGTGTTGGATCGGTGACTTACATATGTGCACAGGCACTGCAGCTAAATGCTCTGCACGGTGGGCGGCCTGCGGTGTGGCTGTTCAGATTCTTGCCCAGGTACTTGTACCCGCGCTTAGATAAGCGATGTGCCCACCGAGCATATCAGCCTTGTAGGCGGGTAGCTGCTAGGCGCCTAGCCTAACATTTATCGGCTTTGGGCGCAGTAAACGGATGTAATTCGGTCGGCGCATTTTCTAATCTTAACCTATAGTTAAGGGGTGAGCTCGCAAGGGCTGTAAGCAAGCCAGCTACAAGGTGAGTAGCTAAAGGAAGCCGATATCTGATGATGTTTAACGCAATGCCAAAACGACTCCTAAGCATGAAAGCTGTTGCAGCTGCCCTGCTTGTTTTAGTGTTGGGTGCGTGTTCCCGCAATGAGATGCAGCAGCTTTCCATTGCCATAAACCCCTGGCCCGGTTACGAGTTGCTGTATTTGGCGCAAGAGCAGGGTTTTTTTCACGAGCTGGGGTTGGATGTGCGCTTAGTGGAGCTTAACTCGCTTAGTGATGCGCAGCGCGCTTATATGTCGGGGCAGGTTGACGGCTTAACATCCACCTTGGTGGAAGCCGTACTTATTCAAGTTGATTCCGCTTACCCGTTGCAGGTGGTTATTCCCACCGACTACAGCAACGGCGGCGATGTTATTTTGGCGCAGGCCGGCATCACAAGTTTAACCGAGCTAAAAGGTAAGCGGGTGGGCTGCGAAGCCAACAGTTTGGGTATACACGTTTTATACCACGCGCTTCGGCGGGTTGGTTTATCCCTGAGCGACGTAGAGGTGGTAAATGTGGGGCAGTCACAGGGGAGCGAAGAGCTGGCACTGGGTGTGCTAGATGCACTTGTTACCTACCCGCCAACGTCTATAGAGGCCCTAAAGGCGGAAGGTGTGCATAAGCTATTCACTTCGCGTGAAGCGCCAGAAGAGATACTCGATGTGCTATCTATCAAACAGTCGGTGCTTGAGCGCTACCCGGCGCTACCTCAGCAGTTGTTAGCCGTTTGGCAACGCGCTTACGAATATACAGAGCAACACCCCAAACAGGCATTTGCCATTATGGCGGAGCGAGAACAAGTTTCAGTAGAAGAATTTGAAACAATGTTCAACAACGAAATACATGTATTTGATAAAGATGGCGCACTACAAATATTGCGCGATTGGTCGTCGCTAACCAACAAATTAATGGAAACCTGCGAAGTGTTAAAAGAAATTAATCAACATAACAGCAATTGCTCGCGCGTGCATACGATGGTGAATCGTGAGATGTTTTAATGCTTAGTCGTTTTGCTAGGTTATGGCGCACGTCGGTTGCGTTTAAATTAAGTACTCCCATCGTGGTCGTTGGGGTAGTGCTTGTGGTGGTTATCTATTGGGTGGTGCGCAGCGAAGGTCGCGAGCTCACACAAAAAAGTGCCGTGCGCTTAGCTAATTTACTGGTCGACTCGATTGTGCTCGGGGCGCAAATTAACGGTAGCAATTCCAATGTTGTGCGCCTTGTTAATGCTTTAGGGGTGTACCGCGAGCTGGAGTTTGTGGCGTTGATTGATGAGCGCAGTCAAACTATTTTGGCGGCATCTAAAAATCGCTTAATCAATTCCCCTCAATCGGCGCTCGCCGAATACACCTTGGCCCTGCCGCTGCTGGCAAAAATAGACCGGCTCGAAAATGTGTATTTTATAGAGGAAGGTAGCCGCTACCATATGGCTGCGCGCATTAAATTGTACGACCCCGCCACAGTGTCGCTGCGCGATATGACCATTATTTTTGTTATTAATGCGCAAAAGGCCAGCGGTGAATTGGCTAGCGCCCTAAACCTAACTATCTGGGTTTTAATTATTTCAATTTTGTCTATGTTGTTTGCCTCTAGCTGGGTGCAGCAACGGGTGTTGTTTCGGCGTTTATCTAAATTCGAAAGTTTAATTGCCAGCGAGGTAGAACAGCTAACCGGCAGTAAGCTTGTTAAACGCGACGGCGATGAAATAGATGGCATTCAAGCCAATTTTTTAACCATGCTGCAAGAAAAGCACGAAGCGGATGTAGAGCGTGAAATGGCGCTGGAAGCTGCAGAGGCTAGCAACCAAGCCAAAAGTGATTTTCTGGCTAATATGTCCCACGAGTTGCGCACCCCGCTTAATTCAATTATTGGTTTTTCTAAACGCATTTTAAAAACGCAAGAAAATTTAGATGAGCGCCAAGTGCATTCCCTTGGGGTAATCAGTCGCAGTGGGGAGCACCTGCTACAGCTTATTAACGATGTGCTCGATCTCACCAAAATTGATGCGGGGCGTATGGAAATTTCGCCGCGACCAACGGATTTAACGCAAGTGTGCCGCTACGCCATAGAAGACCAGCAAGAAGCCGCTCACAGCAAAGGCTTGCGTCTAACGCTGCATGCCCCAGAAACTTTAGTGGGCGAAGTCGATGAGCTGCGTATTCGCCAAGTAATGCTTAACCTTGTGAGCAACGCCGTTAAATACAGTGAGCAGGGCGAAATTGTGGTGGCGTTGCGCTATGTGGATGATGCCATTGAAATATGTGTAGAAGACAGTGGCATAGGCATAAAAGCAGAAGATCAAAAACGGTTGTTTAAGCGCTTTGAGCAGTTCGATATGCAAAGCCGTATGCAAATAGGTCGCGGCTCGGGCTTGGGGCTATATATTGTGAACGAGTTTGTGCGCCTGCATAAAGGTTGGCTTAAAGTTGAATCGGAATACGGTCGCGGCAGTCGCTTTTATGTGTACTTGCCTAGCAAGGCCGTGGTTGAGTAACTATCTAAGTCCAGCTATTCAAACCGGAACTTCGCTTGACGATAGCGCGCCCCTCGCCAACAATGGGCACCCTTGCGCTGTTCAGGTTTTACCATGTTTCAACACGACACCCTTTTAGAAAAAGCCCTCTCATTCTCGCGTTTTGATGCCAGCCATTGGTTATCGCCCTGTGTTTTGCGCCCATTTCAGTTAGATGGCCATACATGGCCTACCGCAGAGCATTACTTACAGGCTAACTTGGTGGCGAGTGCTGCGCTGGCAGACAAAATTCGCCAAGCCGCCAGTGGCGAGCAGGCTCATGCCTTGGGTAGCCCTTGGTATCGCCGCAAGCGCAAAGATTGGAAAAACTTGCGCCGCGTATTAATGACCCGCGCCCTCTACACGCAAACTATGACTCACCCCGATATTAAAGATGCCCTGCTTGAAACCGGCGACCAGCATATTGTGGAAACCTCGTTGTACGATCACTACTGGGGTATAGCGCGCGATCAACGCGGTGAAAATATTTTGGGTAAAGTGTGGATGGGGGTGCGCGACAAAATCCGCGCCGACGCTGGCAAAACACCAGCACAAAGCACGGTAAAAGAGCAGAGGGAGTAGATTTTGGCAAAGCAAAAAACCGGCTACGTATGTACCGATTGCGGCGCAGATTACTCCAAGTGGCAAGGACAGTGCGCCGAATGTGGCCAGTGGAATACCGTACAAGAAGTGCGCTTGGGCGCGGCTACAAGTAGTCGCAGTGCAAGCCAAGCGGGCTACGCAGGGCAGGGTTTATCTAAGGTTACGCCCCTCGCCGAAATAGATTTGGCCGAGTTGCCGCGTATTGCCAGTGGTATGGATGAATTAGACCGCGTACTGGGTGGCGGCTTTGTGCCCGGCTCGGTGGTGCTTATTGGTGGCAACCCTGGTGCGGGTAAATCAACGCTGCTACTGCAAACTCTTTGTCATTTATCGCAAAAACACCCTGCGCTATACGTAACCGGTGAGGAATCGCTGCAACAGGTGGCAATGCGCGCGCAGCGTTTAGGGTTACCTACCGACAAACTCCAGCTTTTATCTGCCACCGATGTCGATGCACTCTTGGCCAGTGCCGACCAAGTTAAACCCAAACTTATGGTGGTGGATTCTATTCAGGTAATGCATCACGCCGATATTCAATCTGCCCCAGGCAGTGTGTCGCAGGTGCGCGAATCAGCTGCAGCGCTCACTCGCTACGCCAAACAAACCGGCACAGTGCTTATTTTGGTGGGACATGTAACCAAAGATGGCAGCCTTGCCGGCCCGAAAGTGCTCGAGCACATTATCGATTGCTCCATCATGATAGAAGGCTCTAATGACAGTCGGTTTCGCACCTTGCGCGGCAGTAAAAACCGCTTTGGCGCGGTGAACGAGCTGGGGGTGTTTGCCATGACCGAGCAGGGCTTAAAAGAGGTGTCTAACCCGTCGGCTATTTTCTTGCAGCGCTCCGACGAAGTGGCCTCTGGCTCGGTAGTCATGGTGGTGTGGGAAGGCACGCGCCCGCTGTTGGTCGAAATACAAGGCTTGGTGGATATGTCGAGCTTGGGTAACCCGCGCCGCGTTGCGGTAGGGCTAGAGCAAAACCGGCTGGCGATGTTACTAGCGGTGCTGCACCGCCACGGCGGCATTATGGTTGGCGATCAAGATGTGTTTGTAAACGTTGTGGGCGGTGTGAAAATTGTAGAAACCAGTGCCGACTTGGCGTTGTTGTTGGCGCTGGTGTCGAGCTTTAGGGATCAACCCCTACCGCGCGACTTAGTGGTATTTGGCGAAGTGGGCCTAGCGGGGGAGATTCGCCCCGTGCCCAGTGGCCAAGAGCGCCTGCGCGAAGCGGCCAAGCACGGCTTTAAAAAAGCAATCGTTCCCGCCAACAACGTCCCGCGCGAACCTATCAAGGGGTTGGAAATTGTCGCAGTCAAAAAACTAAGCGAAGCCCTAGAAGCCATTTAGAACAATCGTTAAATGCTAATTGCTAATCTCTAATGTCTAGTCATTAGCAATTAGCGTTTAGCGATTGAGTCACGGCGACTCTGCGTTATAGGCTTCGTTTCGTTGGGCTACAAATTCTATTACTTTTCTAAGCTTTTCGTGGTCGGTGTCGCCGTGGCCCGAAAACTCTAAGCCCACATAATGCTCTTTTAAATGTGCTACGCGGCCGTGGGCTATTACGCGGCCAGCGTGCTCTAGTTCCAGGTGCAAAGTAATAGACTCTTCCTCTTCGAGCTGGTGGTTATCTAATATGGCAATAAGCGCACCGGAGTAAGAAAGGTTAATAACAAATACCGGCCAATTGGTCTCGGCGGTGATAAGCGTGCCTTGTGCGCGCGTGTTGTGGCGCTCGAACTGGCGGCGCTCGTCGTCAATCTTTGGGGCTTGTTTCATAGCTCGATCTCTAACGTGGCGTTATTAGTTCTGCTAAAACACGCTCGCTGGCGTGCGGATCGTCCATGTTGAGTTCAATAATTCGACGCAGGTGGGTAATGCTCTCCATATCGATACTGTCGCAGTGAAAGCCCAGAACATGAGTGCCGCTGTGCACAAGGGTGGCACGCATATGGATATTGGTTTCGTCGCTTAGGCGAATAAAAATATCGGCGGGCGAGTCGGCGCGCAGCTCGTAGT from Saccharophagus degradans 2-40 includes these protein-coding regions:
- the radA gene encoding DNA repair protein RadA; translated protein: MAKQKTGYVCTDCGADYSKWQGQCAECGQWNTVQEVRLGAATSSRSASQAGYAGQGLSKVTPLAEIDLAELPRIASGMDELDRVLGGGFVPGSVVLIGGNPGAGKSTLLLQTLCHLSQKHPALYVTGEESLQQVAMRAQRLGLPTDKLQLLSATDVDALLASADQVKPKLMVVDSIQVMHHADIQSAPGSVSQVRESAAALTRYAKQTGTVLILVGHVTKDGSLAGPKVLEHIIDCSIMIEGSNDSRFRTLRGSKNRFGAVNELGVFAMTEQGLKEVSNPSAIFLQRSDEVASGSVVMVVWEGTRPLLVEIQGLVDMSSLGNPRRVAVGLEQNRLAMLLAVLHRHGGIMVGDQDVFVNVVGGVKIVETSADLALLLALVSSFRDQPLPRDLVVFGEVGLAGEIRPVPSGQERLREAAKHGFKKAIVPANNVPREPIKGLEIVAVKKLSEALEAI
- a CDS encoding PilZ domain-containing protein, with product MTEERRRYTRVDFDAEAAISQGGVSYPSQIVDVSLNGILLDTPDHYELRADSPADIFIRLSDETNIHMRATLVHSGTHVLGFHCDSIDMESITHLRRIIELNMDDPHASERVLAELITPR
- a CDS encoding PilZ domain-containing protein codes for the protein MKQAPKIDDERRQFERHNTRAQGTLITAETNWPVFVINLSYSGALIAILDNHQLEEEESITLHLELEHAGRVIAHGRVAHLKEHYVGLEFSGHGDTDHEKLRKVIEFVAQRNEAYNAESP